In the Alistipes provencensis genome, TCGAACAGTTCGAGCATCCTCTGCCAATAGAGGATTTCGGCTTCATCCTTATCCACTTTCTCCTTGTTGTAGTACAGAGCCCCTCCGGGCGAGGAGCCCGATCTTATATTCGCAACCACTCCTTAGCCTGTTTTGCAAGGTTCAGAATCTCGATGCTCAGGGCTTTCAGCTCACGCGTCCGCTGTTCCAACATGGCGATCTGATGGGGTATTGCAATGTTGGAAAAGTGCGTATTTACGGTTTTTACAATCTGGTTGTAGTTATTTCCCAACTTCTGAAACTGGAAATAAAAGTCATTGAGTCGCGCGACGAACTGTACTTTCGAAGGGTCGCGGCGAATGACAATGAACTCCTCCTCGAAGATGCGTTTGAC is a window encoding:
- a CDS encoding plasmid mobilization protein translates to MDTNRKLTDKTGKKPPTPSHKYSFRLNEEQNIRFNELLCKAGLEHNRSRFIVKRIFEEEFIVIRRDPSKVQFVARLNDFYFQFQKLGNNYNQIVKTVNTHFSNIAIPHQIAMLEQRTRELKALSIEILNLAKQAKEWLRI